From Candidatus Methanoplasma cognatum, one genomic window encodes:
- the ilvC gene encoding ketol-acid reductoisomerase, which produces MHIYHDSDVDLNVLKGKKVSVLGYGAQGRAQALCFHDSGLDVTVGVRKDGKSWKKAKEDGLKVAEFADAVKGADVVMMLLPDEVQPDFYKQYVEPNLKEGAALEFAHGFAITYKLIVPRKDIDVIMMAPKSPGDIEREVFLQGFGVPALVCIHQDATGNAKKIALALAKGLGATRAGVFETTFDNETKTDLFGEQAVLCGGVTALIKAGFKTLVEGGYPPEMAYFEVLHEVKLITDLINKGGFELMWHVVSNTAEYGGLTRRDRVITAEAEKGMKSLLNDIESGKFKDDWRAEWAAGLVNLKRMEEDEKNLQLEVVGREIRQLFERK; this is translated from the coding sequence ATGCACATTTACCACGACTCGGATGTGGACTTGAATGTCCTCAAAGGAAAGAAGGTCTCGGTGCTGGGATACGGGGCACAGGGAAGAGCGCAGGCACTCTGCTTCCACGATTCAGGATTGGACGTGACCGTCGGAGTGAGGAAGGACGGCAAGTCCTGGAAGAAGGCCAAGGAAGACGGTTTGAAAGTGGCGGAGTTCGCCGACGCCGTCAAAGGAGCGGATGTCGTTATGATGCTGCTCCCGGATGAGGTACAGCCGGATTTCTACAAACAGTATGTGGAACCCAACCTCAAAGAGGGCGCCGCGCTTGAGTTCGCCCACGGATTCGCGATAACATACAAGCTCATCGTTCCGCGGAAGGACATCGACGTCATCATGATGGCACCCAAATCCCCCGGCGACATCGAAAGAGAAGTGTTCCTCCAGGGATTCGGCGTTCCGGCGCTCGTCTGCATACATCAGGACGCCACCGGAAATGCAAAGAAGATCGCTCTGGCACTTGCCAAAGGACTGGGGGCGACCCGCGCCGGAGTGTTCGAGACTACCTTCGATAACGAGACCAAGACCGATCTATTCGGAGAGCAGGCTGTCCTCTGCGGAGGAGTTACGGCGCTCATCAAAGCGGGATTCAAAACATTGGTCGAGGGAGGATACCCTCCGGAGATGGCCTATTTCGAAGTGCTGCATGAAGTGAAGCTTATCACCGACCTGATCAACAAAGGCGGGTTCGAATTGATGTGGCATGTTGTCTCCAACACCGCGGAATACGGCGGGCTCACCAGGAGGGACAGAGTGATAACTGCAGAGGCCGAGAAGGGAATGAAATCCCTGCTCAACGACATCGAATCCGGCAAATTCAAGGATGACTGGCGTGCGGAATGGGCCGCCGGCCTCGTCAACCTCAAGAGGATGGAAGAGGACGAGAAGAATCTGCAGCTCGAAGTCGTCGGCAGAGAGATAAGACAGCTTTTCGAGAGAAAGTAA
- a CDS encoding phosphoribosylglycinamide formyltransferase: MLRLGWFSTGRGPGSRNLLKTVMDKKERGQLDVEISFVFCNWNNEEEPNPKKEQRKMFFDLVESYGIPLIKLSWKEFLPDLRKSDEKAWRNEYGKKLRELTGTYGFDLGVLAGYMLWMDDDTCREYDMINLHPALPDGPKGTWEEVIWSLIRDKADRHGAMIHICTEEWDRGAALTYCGFPIRGRGFDTLWKDLDRKVASSSLEDVIRAEGAEEPLFKKIREEGARRELPLIVSTIGLFAGGKVRIEEKRLVEDGKVLMKPYDVTSEVERSL, from the coding sequence ATGCTCAGGCTGGGGTGGTTCTCTACGGGAAGAGGTCCTGGTTCCAGGAATCTTTTGAAAACGGTCATGGACAAAAAGGAACGCGGACAGCTGGATGTGGAAATATCATTTGTGTTCTGCAATTGGAACAACGAAGAGGAGCCGAACCCCAAGAAGGAACAGAGAAAGATGTTCTTCGATCTGGTCGAAAGTTACGGCATACCTCTGATAAAGCTGTCATGGAAGGAGTTCCTTCCCGATCTGCGCAAGAGCGACGAGAAGGCCTGGAGGAACGAATACGGGAAGAAGCTTAGAGAACTCACCGGCACATACGGATTCGACCTCGGCGTGCTCGCCGGATACATGCTTTGGATGGACGACGACACCTGCAGGGAGTACGATATGATCAACCTCCACCCCGCGCTCCCGGACGGTCCGAAAGGGACCTGGGAGGAGGTCATATGGTCTTTGATAAGAGACAAAGCGGACAGGCACGGCGCGATGATCCACATATGCACGGAGGAGTGGGACAGAGGCGCCGCGCTGACATATTGCGGATTCCCTATCAGAGGCCGCGGGTTCGACACCCTCTGGAAAGACCTGGATAGGAAGGTCGCCTCCTCATCGCTGGAGGACGTGATAAGAGCGGAGGGCGCGGAGGAGCCGCTCTTCAAGAAGATCAGGGAAGAGGGAGCCAGACGGGAACTGCCGCTTATCGTTTCGACGATCGGGCTGTTCGCGGGCGGCAAGGTAAGGATCGAAGAAAAGAGGCTTGTGGAGGACGGCAAAGTACTGATGAAACCGTATGATGTGACCTCCGAGGTCGAGAGATCTCTCTGA
- the cysK gene encoding cysteine synthase A, giving the protein MTERIAKSITDLIGGTPLLELSKYGALNGIGAQVVAKLEYFNPLGSVKDRIGLAMIIDAEEKGLLKHGSLIIEPTSGNTGIALAFVAAARGYRLTLTMPDTMSAERRDMLRAFGAELVLTDGAKGMRGAIAKADELHRAATGSVLLGQFSNPANPDIHRTTTAQEIWRDTGGRVDILVAGVGTGGTITGVGEVLKEKDPDIQIVAVEPSGSPVLSGGGAGAHKIQGIGAGFVPDIYNGDVVDEVFTVDDGQAFDATRQLARTEGLFVGISSGAAAYAAAEVGRRPANKGKRVVAIFPDAGSRYLSTGLFDQS; this is encoded by the coding sequence ATGACGGAAAGGATCGCGAAAAGCATCACCGACCTGATTGGCGGCACCCCGCTCCTGGAGCTTTCCAAGTATGGTGCTCTGAACGGGATCGGCGCACAGGTCGTCGCCAAACTGGAGTACTTCAACCCGCTCGGCAGTGTGAAGGACCGCATAGGCCTCGCGATGATCATTGACGCAGAGGAGAAAGGGTTGCTGAAACACGGTTCTTTGATCATCGAGCCCACGAGCGGGAACACCGGGATCGCGCTGGCTTTCGTTGCGGCGGCGAGAGGGTACAGGCTGACGTTGACCATGCCCGACACAATGAGCGCCGAGCGGCGCGATATGCTCAGGGCGTTCGGAGCGGAGCTTGTTCTGACAGATGGGGCGAAGGGGATGAGGGGTGCCATCGCCAAGGCCGACGAGCTGCACAGGGCTGCGACGGGTTCCGTGCTTTTGGGGCAGTTCTCCAACCCGGCCAACCCGGATATACACAGGACAACCACGGCACAGGAGATCTGGAGGGACACAGGCGGCAGGGTGGACATCCTCGTCGCCGGCGTCGGGACAGGAGGGACGATAACAGGGGTCGGCGAGGTGCTCAAGGAGAAGGACCCTGACATCCAGATCGTCGCCGTCGAGCCATCGGGTTCGCCAGTGCTTTCGGGGGGAGGGGCAGGCGCACACAAGATCCAGGGCATAGGGGCAGGGTTCGTGCCCGACATTTATAACGGGGACGTCGTGGACGAGGTGTTCACAGTGGATGATGGGCAGGCATTCGATGCAACGAGGCAGTTAGCGAGAACCGAGGGATTGTTCGTCGGGATCTCATCCGGCGCGGCAGCATATGCGGCGGCCGAGGTCGGGAGGCGTCCCGCAAATAAAGGCAAGAGGGTAGTGGCGATATTCCCAGACGCAGGAAGTCGGTACTTGTCAACGGGGCTGTTCGACCAATCCTGA
- a CDS encoding archease, with protein sequence MRRYDLIDHTADLMVKAYGGTLEECFANAGYALFDQTVDLSGIRPVKTFEITVSGDGPEDRLYSFLSELLFLEDCDGVVLCDLAVRFDGGRVICTGKGENLDRERHRIRSEIKAVTFHMMSVDAVEPSVTVIFDV encoded by the coding sequence ATGAGAAGATATGACCTGATCGACCATACCGCGGACCTTATGGTCAAAGCCTACGGGGGGACGCTGGAAGAGTGTTTCGCCAACGCGGGCTATGCGCTCTTCGATCAGACCGTCGACCTTTCCGGGATCAGACCAGTCAAGACCTTTGAGATAACGGTATCCGGGGATGGCCCGGAGGATCGGCTGTACTCCTTCCTGTCGGAATTGCTTTTCCTCGAAGATTGCGACGGGGTCGTGCTGTGCGATCTTGCCGTCAGGTTCGACGGCGGCAGGGTGATATGCACCGGAAAGGGAGAGAATCTAGACAGGGAACGCCACCGCATAAGATCGGAGATCAAGGCCGTGACCTTCCACATGATGTCCGTGGATGCCGTCGAACCGTCGGTGACGGTCATATTCGACGTATAA
- the nadX gene encoding aspartate dehydrogenase, producing the protein MRITIVGCGSIGSKLAKAADAISEVKRIYLLDKSKEVAESTAAGLKKAIVIDSVEDELYHSDLVIEAASQEAAKEILPKVVSRGVDIMIMSVGSLVDDDFRNMVFDKARTAEAKVYIPTGALCGCDGLRSASVDELDEVELISMKGPKSLLGVEYMESRGIDVEKITEKTTIYSGYAREAVKLFPRNINVAATVSLLGIGFDKTKVTVVVDPEIKSNSHELRIKGRFGEMNCHTYNVPEPDNPRTSHLATLSAIAALKRIVRNEWFGV; encoded by the coding sequence ATGCGCATAACCATCGTCGGTTGCGGTTCCATCGGTTCCAAGCTTGCAAAAGCAGCCGATGCGATCAGCGAGGTCAAAAGGATCTATCTTCTGGATAAGAGTAAAGAGGTCGCCGAAAGTACGGCGGCGGGGCTGAAGAAAGCGATAGTGATAGATTCTGTCGAGGATGAACTTTACCATTCCGACCTCGTGATAGAGGCGGCCTCACAGGAGGCGGCGAAGGAGATCCTCCCGAAGGTCGTCTCGAGAGGCGTGGACATAATGATAATGTCCGTCGGTTCTCTTGTCGACGATGACTTCAGGAACATGGTCTTTGACAAGGCCAGGACGGCCGAGGCGAAGGTATACATCCCCACCGGCGCGCTGTGCGGCTGCGACGGACTCAGATCAGCATCCGTCGACGAACTGGATGAGGTCGAACTGATAAGTATGAAAGGTCCGAAGAGCCTTCTGGGCGTGGAGTACATGGAGAGCAGGGGGATAGACGTGGAGAAGATCACCGAGAAAACGACCATCTACAGCGGATATGCCAGAGAGGCGGTTAAGCTGTTCCCGAGGAACATCAATGTGGCCGCGACGGTAAGCCTTCTGGGCATAGGATTCGACAAAACGAAGGTCACGGTAGTGGTGGATCCTGAGATAAAGAGCAACTCCCATGAACTGAGGATCAAAGGGAGATTCGGGGAGATGAACTGCCACACTTACAATGTTCCGGAGCCGGACAACCCGAGGACATCGCATCTGGCGACCCTTTCGGCGATAGCGGCATTGAAGAGGATAGTCCGCAACGAGTGGTTCGGCGTCTAA
- a CDS encoding cyclophilin-like fold protein: MSRIRIRTRNGEYLAELDDSDISNALWLSLPFTSRINMLGNQIYFEMPVDYADPEELVTKLETGDIAYWPKVGALCLFFGPTPLSGEDGLPVSRYPVAKIGRILEDCSSMEHAGDRQPITIEKAF, from the coding sequence ATGAGCAGGATCCGGATCAGGACGAGGAACGGCGAATATCTTGCCGAACTTGATGACTCGGATATCTCCAACGCCCTCTGGCTCTCTTTACCTTTTACCTCCAGGATAAACATGCTGGGTAACCAGATATACTTCGAGATGCCGGTGGACTACGCCGACCCGGAAGAACTTGTCACGAAATTAGAGACGGGAGACATCGCCTACTGGCCGAAGGTCGGCGCGCTGTGTTTATTTTTCGGACCCACTCCTTTGAGCGGGGAGGACGGCCTGCCGGTATCGCGTTACCCCGTGGCGAAGATCGGCAGGATCCTTGAAGACTGCTCGTCGATGGAACATGCAGGCGACCGCCAGCCTATCACCATCGAAAAAGCGTTCTGA
- the eif1A gene encoding translation initiation factor eIF-1A, with protein sequence MPAEEPFESTEEDVSRVRMPNIKEGEMFGIADQLLGASKIKVMCEDGVSRVGRIPGKIKKRMWIREGDLLIVSLWDFQPDKCDVRFRYTRTQAVNLSKKGKVPAALDIF encoded by the coding sequence ATGCCCGCAGAAGAGCCGTTTGAGAGCACAGAGGAAGACGTATCACGCGTACGTATGCCGAACATAAAAGAAGGCGAGATGTTCGGAATAGCCGACCAGCTGCTCGGTGCATCAAAGATAAAGGTGATGTGCGAGGACGGAGTATCCAGAGTAGGCCGCATCCCGGGCAAGATCAAGAAGAGGATGTGGATACGCGAGGGGGACCTGCTGATCGTCTCGCTCTGGGATTTCCAGCCCGACAAATGTGACGTGAGGTTCAGATATACCAGGACCCAGGCGGTGAACCTCAGCAAGAAGGGTAAGGTGCCGGCGGCCCTGGACATCTTTTGA
- a CDS encoding methylated-DNA--[protein]-cysteine S-methyltransferase, with product MYYSTTYRSPVGMIKLACNDGKLVGLWTEGQKYYGGTMPEAMVENDDMPIFGMAKEWLDRYFAGERPEVAELPLAPIGGEFRQRVWGILRGIPYGEVITYGDIARKTAAIMNRGSMSSQAVGGAVGHNPISIIIPCHRVVGSDGSLTGFAGGVRMKAWLLELEGADMSRLFVPSKGTAL from the coding sequence ATGTACTACTCAACGACATACAGATCGCCCGTCGGCATGATCAAACTCGCTTGCAACGACGGCAAACTTGTGGGGTTGTGGACGGAGGGGCAAAAATACTACGGCGGCACCATGCCGGAGGCCATGGTGGAAAACGACGACATGCCGATTTTTGGCATGGCCAAAGAATGGCTGGACAGGTATTTTGCAGGTGAAAGGCCCGAAGTCGCCGAACTGCCGTTAGCCCCCATCGGCGGAGAGTTCCGTCAAAGGGTATGGGGTATTCTGCGTGGAATCCCATACGGCGAGGTCATCACCTATGGCGACATCGCTAGGAAAACAGCGGCAATCATGAACAGGGGGAGCATGTCAAGCCAAGCGGTAGGCGGGGCCGTCGGGCATAACCCCATATCCATCATCATCCCCTGTCACCGGGTGGTAGGGTCAGACGGCAGCCTGACAGGATTCGCCGGAGGCGTCCGAATGAAGGCCTGGCTGCTTGAACTGGAGGGGGCGGACATGTCCCGCCTGTTTGTCCCATCGAAGGGAACGGCCCTTTAA
- a CDS encoding O-acetylhomoserine aminocarboxypropyltransferase/cysteine synthase, which yields MHIGQEDPDPATDSRAVPIYATTSYVFKDCAQAEGRFALREGGNIYARLMNPTSDVFEKRIAALEGGAAAIATSSGAAAITYAVQNIALAGHNIVSDRRVYGGTYNLFAHTLRDFGITAKFVDGDDPANFEEAIDSGTRALFIETLGNPNSTIVDVDAVAAVAHRHGIPLIVDNTFATPYLFRPIEHGADVVVHSATKFIGGHGTALGGVIIDAGRFDWASNDKFPGLSRPNPSYHGIVFTDAAGDIAYIVKARVTLMRDTGSTLSPFHSFLFLQGLETLSLRMERHVQNTLKVVRYLSRHPRAERVNHPSLETHPDRKLYEKYFPDGAGSIFTFEIRGGEKEAKDFIDRLELFSLLANVADSKSLVIHPASTTHSQLSEAEMLEQGIKPNTVRLSIGTEHIDDIMNDLEQALQ from the coding sequence TTGCACATCGGGCAGGAAGACCCTGACCCGGCGACCGACTCGAGGGCCGTGCCCATCTACGCGACTACCTCATACGTGTTCAAGGACTGCGCCCAAGCGGAAGGGAGGTTCGCTCTGAGGGAGGGCGGCAACATATACGCAAGGCTCATGAACCCGACATCGGATGTGTTCGAAAAACGCATAGCAGCCCTCGAAGGGGGCGCGGCCGCCATCGCGACATCTTCCGGCGCGGCCGCCATCACGTACGCGGTGCAGAACATAGCGCTCGCGGGCCACAACATAGTGTCGGACAGGAGGGTCTATGGCGGCACGTACAACCTGTTCGCCCACACGCTCAGGGACTTCGGCATCACGGCGAAATTCGTAGACGGCGACGACCCGGCGAACTTCGAGGAAGCAATCGATAGCGGCACAAGGGCGTTGTTCATAGAGACGCTGGGCAATCCTAACTCCACCATCGTCGACGTGGACGCGGTAGCGGCCGTGGCGCACAGACACGGCATACCGCTCATCGTCGACAATACATTTGCGACGCCGTACCTGTTCCGCCCGATCGAGCACGGGGCGGATGTGGTCGTCCACTCGGCGACAAAATTCATAGGCGGGCACGGGACGGCCCTGGGCGGTGTGATAATAGACGCGGGCAGGTTCGACTGGGCGTCGAACGACAAATTCCCGGGGCTCTCGCGGCCGAACCCGAGCTACCACGGAATCGTGTTCACCGACGCGGCAGGGGACATCGCATACATCGTGAAGGCCCGTGTCACTTTGATGAGGGACACTGGCTCAACCCTCAGCCCGTTCCATTCTTTTCTGTTCCTGCAGGGGCTCGAGACTCTGTCGTTGAGGATGGAGAGGCATGTGCAGAACACGTTGAAAGTGGTCCGATACCTGTCGAGACACCCGCGGGCGGAGAGGGTGAACCACCCCTCGCTCGAGACTCACCCCGACAGAAAGCTCTACGAGAAATATTTCCCTGACGGGGCGGGCTCGATATTCACCTTTGAGATCAGGGGCGGTGAGAAGGAGGCGAAAGATTTCATCGACAGGTTGGAGCTGTTCTCGTTGCTCGCCAATGTCGCTGACAGCAAATCCCTCGTCATACATCCAGCGAGCACGACACACTCCCAGCTCAGCGAGGCCGAGATGCTAGAACAGGGCATAAAACCCAACACGGTGAGGCTGTCGATCGGCACAGAACACATCGACGACATAATGAACGACCTGGAGCAGGCCCTCCAATGA
- a CDS encoding Rrf2 family transcriptional regulator: MKISTKGRYALRIMIDVAENSMYGKVTVKEISRRQDISVKYLEQIANVLTRANLLRSERGSQGGYALTRPPDGYTAGEILRTIEGKFAPVACLEDETNQCKRADICKTVNFWNGLYKVIDEYLDSVTLQDLVAQSAIGIGPEFDSRRPQSS; encoded by the coding sequence ATGAAAATATCTACAAAGGGGAGATACGCTCTCAGGATCATGATCGATGTGGCCGAGAACAGCATGTATGGAAAAGTCACGGTCAAAGAGATCTCTAGGCGGCAGGACATATCCGTGAAGTACCTGGAGCAGATTGCGAACGTCCTGACGCGTGCGAACCTGTTGCGGAGTGAGCGCGGGTCGCAGGGCGGGTATGCGCTCACCAGGCCGCCGGATGGGTACACGGCGGGCGAGATATTGCGCACAATCGAGGGCAAGTTCGCCCCTGTGGCATGTCTAGAAGATGAGACTAACCAATGCAAACGCGCGGACATCTGTAAAACGGTTAATTTTTGGAACGGGCTTTACAAGGTGATCGATGAGTATCTGGACTCCGTCACCCTTCAAGACCTGGTCGCGCAGAGCGCAATAGGCATAGGGCCGGAGTTCGACAGCAGGCGCCCCCAATCGTCGTGA
- a CDS encoding serine protein kinase RIO, whose translation MTIYELMKSGFIDTVQYPISTGKEGNVFYATDEDGDPVALKIFRTSTSTFKNVGRYIEGDPRFRGVAGNRWKLIYAWANKEFKNLQRYAEAGLPVPEPITFDKNCLLMEYIGGESGPAPQLKDVTLDDPTEMYDEVLSFIIDGWKDAHLVHGDLSEYNVLVWEGQPILIDCGQAMANDFFNAKDLLIRDINNVNRFFRNRGADVISPDKIMDEILNGTDDDGEDEE comes from the coding sequence ATGACCATCTATGAGCTCATGAAAAGCGGTTTCATCGACACTGTGCAGTATCCGATCTCCACCGGAAAGGAAGGGAACGTTTTCTACGCTACGGACGAGGACGGGGACCCGGTCGCACTCAAGATCTTCAGGACCTCCACGTCGACCTTCAAGAACGTCGGCAGATATATCGAGGGCGACCCCAGGTTCAGGGGTGTTGCCGGCAACCGGTGGAAACTGATCTACGCGTGGGCCAACAAGGAGTTCAAGAACCTCCAGAGATACGCCGAGGCGGGACTGCCCGTGCCGGAGCCGATAACATTTGACAAGAACTGCCTTCTGATGGAATACATAGGCGGGGAGAGCGGTCCGGCCCCCCAGCTTAAGGATGTTACGCTGGATGATCCGACGGAGATGTACGACGAGGTCCTCTCTTTCATCATAGACGGGTGGAAGGACGCCCACCTTGTACACGGGGATCTCAGCGAGTACAACGTGCTGGTCTGGGAAGGCCAGCCTATACTGATAGACTGCGGACAGGCCATGGCCAATGACTTTTTCAACGCCAAGGACCTATTGATAAGGGACATCAACAACGTCAACCGTTTCTTCAGGAACAGAGGGGCGGACGTGATAAGTCCCGATAAGATAATGGATGAAATATTGAACGGTACGGATGACGACGGAGAGGATGAGGAATGA
- a CDS encoding Fic family protein has protein sequence MPTYIYQHENWTDFTWQNAALSVPLGEVRLLQGKILGRVHSFGFSSKEEKNLDNLTLDVLKSSEIEGERLDYEQVRSSIARRLGINAAGLVATSRNVEGVVEMMLDATQNYQSPLTEERLFGWHAALFPTGYSGMNKITVAKYRTEEMQVVSGAIGKEKVHYEAVAAKDVKAEMDKFLSWFNDDKIIIDDVLRSAIAHFWFVIIHPFDDGNGRIARAISDLLLARSEKSAERFYSLSNQLLSRRSEYYETLKKAQHGGSDITEWLTWFLSSLRSALKETEESMQNILLKAAFWEKYKDVVINERQRLMINKLFDGFSGNLTTSKWAKITKCSADTALRDIKDLIEKGILITDKAGGRSANYKLVHQAAG, from the coding sequence ATGCCCACATATATCTATCAACACGAGAATTGGACGGATTTCACTTGGCAGAATGCGGCCCTGAGTGTTCCGTTAGGCGAGGTCCGCCTTTTGCAGGGTAAGATCCTTGGGCGGGTCCATTCATTCGGTTTTTCATCGAAAGAGGAAAAAAATCTTGATAATCTGACGCTTGATGTGCTGAAGTCATCGGAAATCGAAGGTGAAAGATTGGATTATGAGCAGGTCCGCTCCTCTATCGCCCGGCGTCTCGGAATAAATGCGGCGGGGCTTGTCGCAACGTCCCGCAACGTGGAGGGCGTCGTCGAAATGATGCTTGACGCCACGCAAAATTATCAAAGTCCGCTGACGGAAGAGCGCCTGTTCGGATGGCACGCCGCGCTTTTTCCGACTGGATACAGCGGAATGAACAAGATCACAGTGGCGAAGTACCGGACCGAAGAGATGCAGGTGGTCTCGGGCGCTATAGGAAAGGAAAAAGTCCATTATGAGGCGGTTGCCGCGAAGGATGTGAAAGCAGAAATGGACAAGTTCCTTTCATGGTTCAATGATGATAAAATCATCATAGACGACGTGCTGAGGTCTGCTATCGCACATTTCTGGTTTGTCATCATCCACCCTTTCGACGACGGTAACGGACGGATCGCACGGGCGATCTCAGATCTATTGCTTGCCCGTAGCGAAAAATCTGCGGAACGTTTCTACAGCCTGTCGAACCAACTTCTTTCTCGGCGCAGCGAGTATTATGAAACACTAAAAAAGGCGCAACACGGCGGAAGCGACATCACAGAGTGGCTCACATGGTTTCTAAGCTCTCTCAGGAGCGCCCTGAAGGAAACGGAGGAGAGTATGCAGAACATCCTGCTGAAAGCGGCGTTTTGGGAAAAGTATAAGGATGTCGTGATCAACGAGCGCCAACGTCTCATGATCAACAAACTGTTTGATGGCTTTTCCGGAAACCTGACAACCTCAAAATGGGCAAAGATAACAAAATGTTCTGCCGACACTGCTTTGCGCGACATTAAGGATCTTATCGAAAAGGGCATTTTGATCACAGACAAAGCGGGCGGCCGAAGTGCCAATTACAAGCTGGTACATCAGGCAGCCGGATAA
- a CDS encoding aminopeptidase P family protein, with protein sequence MERSRAERLISNAEGLDAIVILNDGDPFLDSTFWYLTELTGGSFEGSMAVVRKDGSLDVIVSVLEAETAAASKGDVRVYHDREERDGYLREALKGASKVGFNTHNASYSMVEYVKRTAKGIDVIDAAPAVLSTVTVKDDKEIELIRKACGISSRVAGEIPDVLSEGVTEKEAAFRIDARMRELGGTGNAFDTISAFGANSSKPHHSPTDRKLSKGDTALFDFGTKFDRYCSDMTRTVFLSRPPEILERAYETVLEAQAAGIERYMDGAPAKDADLAAREVIDRTEFKGKFIHSFGHGIGMDVHQGISVSPRSEHILKEGNVVSAEPGIYIPGVGGIRIEDTCLITKNGCERLTDFDRRITFV encoded by the coding sequence ATGGAAAGGTCACGTGCCGAAAGGCTGATCTCAAATGCGGAAGGTCTCGATGCGATAGTCATACTGAATGACGGAGACCCGTTCCTGGATTCCACGTTCTGGTATCTGACGGAATTGACGGGGGGATCGTTCGAAGGTTCCATGGCGGTCGTCCGTAAGGACGGGAGCCTGGATGTCATTGTCAGCGTCCTGGAAGCGGAAACGGCCGCGGCCAGCAAAGGGGATGTGCGCGTTTACCATGACCGCGAAGAAAGGGATGGTTATCTCAGGGAAGCGCTGAAAGGCGCCTCTAAAGTTGGGTTCAACACCCACAACGCATCTTATTCGATGGTCGAGTACGTAAAGAGGACTGCCAAAGGGATCGATGTGATAGACGCCGCGCCGGCGGTCTTATCGACGGTCACTGTGAAAGATGACAAGGAGATAGAGCTGATAAGGAAGGCGTGCGGGATATCCTCGCGGGTCGCAGGGGAGATACCGGACGTGCTCTCAGAAGGCGTGACAGAGAAAGAAGCGGCTTTCAGAATTGACGCGAGGATGAGAGAGCTCGGCGGAACGGGTAACGCATTTGATACCATATCCGCATTCGGCGCTAACAGCTCGAAGCCGCATCATTCCCCCACCGATAGGAAGCTAAGTAAAGGCGACACGGCGCTTTTCGACTTCGGCACCAAATTTGACAGATACTGTTCGGACATGACCAGAACGGTCTTTCTGTCGAGGCCGCCGGAGATCCTGGAGCGGGCGTACGAGACAGTTCTGGAGGCTCAGGCAGCGGGGATCGAGAGATACATGGACGGAGCGCCGGCCAAGGATGCGGACCTTGCCGCAAGGGAGGTTATCGACAGAACGGAGTTCAAAGGGAAGTTCATTCATTCTTTTGGCCACGGTATAGGCATGGATGTGCATCAGGGCATATCAGTATCGCCAAGATCTGAGCACATCCTGAAAGAGGGGAACGTCGTTTCGGCAGAGCCCGGGATATACATCCCGGGGGTTGGCGGAATTAGGATAGAAGATACCTGCCTGATAACAAAGAACGGATGCGAAAGGCTCACCGATTTCGACAGAAGGATCACATTTGTCTGA